One segment of Alistipes finegoldii DSM 17242 DNA contains the following:
- a CDS encoding tyrosine-type recombinase/integrase produces the protein MLTEFIRYLSAERRYSPLTVRNYKHDVEQFLAWLDCDESRFDPRSVTTEQIREWIIFRTEEGKLSAGSMNREVASLRAFFRWLHRTGAVEKDIFRMISTLKTSRRLPAFVPESRMTTIVSECGPDSEDFQTERNSLIILMFYACGLRLAELVGIDRSDFSADYTSLRVRGKGDKQRMVPILEFLREKILHYLGLIERQNICISSEKALFLTHKGKRISRSVVYRTVQEELTRAGVQGKKSPHVLRHTFATHLLNGGADMREIQELLGHASLQATQVYTHNSIARLREIYAKAHPREKGGK, from the coding sequence ATGCTGACGGAATTCATCCGATATCTCTCCGCCGAGCGGCGCTACTCGCCGCTCACGGTCCGCAACTACAAGCACGACGTGGAGCAGTTCCTCGCGTGGCTGGACTGCGACGAGTCGCGGTTCGACCCGCGGTCGGTCACGACCGAGCAGATCCGCGAATGGATCATTTTCCGCACGGAGGAGGGAAAGCTCAGCGCCGGGTCGATGAACCGCGAAGTGGCTTCGCTCCGGGCCTTTTTCCGGTGGCTGCACCGCACGGGAGCCGTCGAAAAGGATATTTTCCGCATGATTTCGACGCTCAAAACCTCACGCCGCCTGCCGGCATTCGTTCCCGAAAGCCGCATGACGACCATCGTCAGCGAGTGCGGACCGGACAGCGAAGATTTCCAGACCGAGCGCAACTCGCTCATCATCCTGATGTTTTACGCCTGCGGACTGCGTCTGGCCGAGCTGGTCGGCATCGACCGCAGCGACTTTTCGGCCGACTACACCTCGCTGCGGGTCCGGGGCAAGGGAGACAAACAGCGCATGGTCCCGATTCTCGAATTCCTGCGCGAAAAGATTTTGCACTACCTCGGCCTAATAGAGAGGCAAAATATTTGCATTTCTTCGGAAAAAGCACTATTTTTAACACATAAAGGGAAGCGCATATCCCGGAGCGTCGTCTACCGCACGGTGCAGGAGGAACTCACCCGCGCGGGCGTACAGGGCAAGAAAAGCCCGCACGTATTGCGGCATACGTTCGCCACGCACCTGCTGAACGGCGGAGCCGACATGCGCGAGATTCAGGAGCTTTTGGGCCACGCCTCGCTGCAGGCCACGCAGGTCTACACGCACAACAGCATCGCCCGGCTTCGGGAGATATACGCAAAAGCCCATCCCCGCGAAAAGGGAGGGAAGTGA
- a CDS encoding RsiV family protein, whose translation MKYIKTAILIAGMAAATAACTRKPVVPQFGMLTIDTLIGTPANGCKIEYRFATIANAEKSPALRSIEAANAGYFFELEEFGGTARQAADSALRQIAAELAFPQSAPQMTEPYEISAEAEAAVTDSLVTYIISRWSYTGGAHGMYATECHTYSLAGGYELSTADLFSERQLLGMEALLRRKLCEQYEAANDDELAERGFFPEYISLTENFRITPEGITFYYNPYDIGCYALGAVDVTMSREELENL comes from the coding sequence ATGAAATACATCAAAACCGCCATACTGATCGCAGGCATGGCTGCGGCGACGGCAGCCTGCACGCGGAAGCCCGTCGTTCCCCAATTCGGCATGCTGACAATCGACACCCTCATCGGCACGCCCGCAAACGGATGCAAGATCGAATACCGCTTCGCCACGATCGCCAACGCAGAGAAATCCCCCGCCCTGCGCTCCATCGAAGCCGCCAACGCAGGCTATTTCTTCGAACTGGAAGAGTTCGGCGGCACGGCGCGTCAGGCGGCCGATTCCGCCCTCCGCCAGATCGCCGCGGAGCTTGCATTTCCGCAGAGCGCCCCGCAGATGACGGAGCCTTACGAAATCTCGGCCGAAGCCGAGGCAGCCGTCACGGACTCGCTCGTCACCTACATCATCAGCCGGTGGAGCTACACGGGAGGGGCGCACGGCATGTACGCCACGGAGTGCCATACCTATTCGCTGGCCGGAGGGTACGAACTCTCCACGGCGGACCTCTTCTCCGAACGGCAACTGCTCGGCATGGAGGCCCTGCTGCGCAGGAAACTCTGCGAGCAATACGAAGCCGCCAACGACGACGAGCTGGCCGAACGGGGATTTTTCCCGGAATACATCTCCCTGACGGAGAATTTCCGGATTACGCCCGAAGGGATCACCTTCTACTACAATCCTTACGACATCGGATGCTATGCGCTGGGAGCCGTTGACGTGACGATGAGCCGCGAAGAGCTGGAGAATCTGTAA
- a CDS encoding alpha/beta hydrolase, with amino-acid sequence MKRIFILAFLLAWLTAQFAAAAAVDTLAVRSASMDRDIPVIVILPDGASPANPCPTVYLLHGYGGNQTTWLRIKPSLPAIADREGIAFVCPDGATSWYLDSKVRAKSLYETFMTRELLPAVEERYPVSRDRSGRAITGLSMGGFGAVSLAIRHKELFGAVGSTSGGLDIRPFPENWEIPQLLGTQAEHPEAWEAATPINLIPRIADGDLAIVIDCGYDDFFFGVNNDFHAELLRRGIMHDFYVRPGRHNNEYWGNSIDYQIVFFRNFFFRDK; translated from the coding sequence ATGAAACGAATCTTCATTTTAGCCTTTCTGCTGGCGTGGCTGACGGCGCAGTTTGCCGCCGCCGCTGCGGTCGATACGCTTGCGGTGCGCAGCGCTTCCATGGACCGCGACATTCCCGTGATCGTGATCCTGCCCGACGGCGCTTCGCCTGCGAATCCCTGCCCGACGGTCTACCTGCTCCACGGTTACGGCGGCAATCAGACGACGTGGCTCCGGATCAAACCGTCGCTGCCCGCCATCGCCGACCGCGAAGGAATCGCCTTCGTCTGTCCCGACGGCGCGACGAGCTGGTATCTCGACAGCAAGGTGCGGGCGAAGAGCCTTTACGAGACTTTCATGACGCGGGAACTGCTTCCGGCCGTCGAGGAGCGTTATCCCGTTTCGCGCGACCGCAGCGGTCGCGCGATCACGGGGCTCAGCATGGGCGGCTTCGGCGCCGTGTCACTGGCGATCAGGCATAAGGAGCTGTTCGGGGCCGTCGGCAGCACGAGCGGCGGGCTGGATATCCGCCCGTTCCCCGAAAACTGGGAGATTCCGCAGCTGCTGGGCACGCAGGCCGAGCATCCCGAAGCTTGGGAGGCGGCTACGCCGATCAACCTGATCCCGCGTATCGCCGACGGCGATCTGGCGATCGTTATCGACTGCGGTTACGACGATTTCTTCTTCGGGGTGAACAACGACTTCCATGCCGAGCTGCTGCGCCGCGGCATCATGCACGACTTCTATGTGCGTCCCGGCCGTCACAACAACGAGTATTGGGGCAATTCGATCGACTACCAGATCGTATTTTTCCGCAACTTCTTCTTTCGGGACAAATAG
- a CDS encoding glycosyltransferase family 2 protein, whose product MTVSLIISTYNWPRALYLCLDSVMQQTVMPSEIIIADDGSGIATRDVVRHFEAVSPVPVRHIWHEDDGFRLAEIRNKAIAASRGEYVIQIDGDLILQRHFIQDHMIFAQPGCFVTGSRGIITEMLTNQVLRGEITSLTPLMKGVRNSNNVVRIPLMAYLYRTLGPSRFVKGCNMAFWRSDLIRVNGYDEEFRGWGGEDSELATRLNNSGVRQRCMKFRGIVFHLYHGKCDRDRQSANEERYKQSLFEHRTRCRRGLDRHLSASERIVYTDAETAVPAGAGS is encoded by the coding sequence ATGACTGTATCGTTGATCATCTCCACTTACAATTGGCCCAGAGCCCTCTATCTGTGCCTCGACAGCGTGATGCAGCAGACTGTCATGCCTTCGGAAATCATCATCGCCGACGACGGTTCGGGCATCGCCACACGCGACGTAGTCCGCCACTTCGAAGCGGTTTCGCCCGTACCGGTACGCCATATCTGGCACGAGGACGACGGATTCCGGCTGGCGGAAATCCGCAACAAGGCCATTGCGGCCAGCCGCGGCGAGTATGTCATCCAGATCGACGGCGACCTGATCCTGCAGCGTCATTTCATTCAGGACCACATGATTTTCGCGCAGCCCGGCTGCTTCGTCACCGGATCGCGCGGCATCATTACCGAGATGCTCACCAATCAGGTGCTGCGGGGCGAGATCACCTCGCTGACCCCGCTGATGAAGGGCGTCCGCAACAGCAACAACGTCGTCCGGATTCCGCTGATGGCCTATCTCTACCGGACACTGGGTCCCTCCCGTTTCGTCAAGGGGTGCAACATGGCCTTCTGGCGCAGCGACCTGATCCGCGTAAACGGCTACGACGAAGAGTTCCGCGGCTGGGGCGGAGAAGATTCGGAACTGGCAACCCGGCTCAACAACAGCGGCGTGAGACAGCGGTGCATGAAATTCCGCGGCATCGTCTTCCACCTCTATCACGGCAAATGCGACCGCGACCGGCAGTCCGCCAACGAGGAACGCTACAAACAAAGCCTCTTCGAACACCGCACCCGCTGCCGGCGCGGGCTCGACCGGCATCTGTCCGCATCGGAGCGGATCGTATATACCGACGCCGAGACTGCCGTCCCCGCAGGCGCAGGCAGCTGA
- the hpf gene encoding ribosome hibernation-promoting factor, HPF/YfiA family codes for MNVQIQSVKFDADKRLIEFVEHKMEKLDRFAERSTGAEVILKLDKDHEKGNKIATITLHMPGEDLVACHQSKAFEESVDEAIDALKRQLDKFKSKSEK; via the coding sequence ATGAACGTACAGATTCAATCCGTGAAATTCGACGCAGACAAACGGCTGATCGAATTCGTAGAGCACAAAATGGAAAAGCTCGACCGCTTCGCAGAGCGTTCGACCGGTGCCGAGGTCATTCTGAAACTCGATAAAGACCATGAAAAAGGAAACAAGATCGCAACGATCACACTCCATATGCCGGGCGAGGACCTCGTGGCCTGCCACCAGTCCAAAGCCTTCGAGGAGTCGGTGGACGAAGCGATCGACGCCCTCAAGCGTCAGTTAGACAAATTCAAGAGCAAATCGGAAAAGTAA
- a CDS encoding Ig-like domain-containing alpha-2-macroglobulin family protein, translating to MKAIRYVLFATALLLFASCGRQPSDIIESSPNGVTGVKMPILVTFKENVEPKEDRIREAVSISPSVDFDVYLSGMRMLRIIPRSPLKYDTRYKVTIDAAKLTGRQLKGVAEFEFATPKLRFAYSDYWLQQSDDMTSYVLVGEVVSSDYAESGYVEKNLKISGLKNPDVAWVHSANGTTHQYTVGNIAPGEGAGYTLTLDFGYGDSKTLTVEVPKKDEYVVLDHSVAAEPLAVVVTFSEPLKQSQNLKDLIRFDTKFRTSVDKNRLYIYPESHVTGNFDIEISRNVLSKGGQRLKESYTFTANLPSRVPAIRFAGKGSVLPSSNDMSLLFEAVNYRKARVRVRKIFANNLLQFFQQNYYGGDYYSAMDYVSRIVRDTTVDLSAKASTKLDLSNTYSLDLSRLITDGRKSMYLLEIKGVEPLVPTDEYDYDYYFGDYRTYRERSKLVLQSDIGIICKSSGEEEYVVYTTDLLSARPKGGCKVRAYDKQNQTVAEASTDSEGRAVLKCREEPSIVAAEADGQLAFVKVERGAALSLSNFDVGGTTNPKGTKGFLFGERGVWRPGDDIFLTFIVTSDNPLPENHPASVEFFNPNGQLVQTLVSNGSSDGIYTFKLGTTPAAPTGQWLARVSLGGAVFEKAIRVDAIKPNRMKIDMRLGDGKRIDARKFTGSLMAKWLHGAPADGAKMTLQAQLRQIPTRFKGYEKYSFDDATKYFETEEREIVSGTTDQQGTLQLTTDGLASLEGLSPGMLSGKFTVKVFEKSGDFSVDQQIIPVSPYDAYFGIGVTPQTSDWGDEYLDSKKEHLLRIVMLDAQGRPLPGREEVLVSVYKITSYWWWDAASDSQARYAKNALNTCYKTLQTPLTDGAGQVAMRWSAGDYGYYMIRVTGSGHEHAATQVVCVSSSDWRGDVSSVTDAATRLAVTKDKEKYAPGDKAKITIPSSPEARALVSVESGSVVRESFWIDCADKQTAFEIPIKAGMAPNVYASVTLVQPHNHTHNDAPIRLFGVIRLDVEDAATKLDPVIDMPETVRPESEITIKVREKDGKKMSYVLALVDEGLLGLTRFKTPNPYLHFNATEALGVRTWDMFDHVIGAYGGRIEQLFAIGGDAEQQQNTGALKAQRFRPVVRFLEAQKLGAGKTNTHKIALPPYFGSVRVMVVASNGRASGAAEKVAEVKKPLLVQATLPRVVSTDEEVELPVTVFALEKGVGKIDLKVSANELFSAVGPRSKTIALSQSGEEVVTFRLKVNKETGVGKVRVTATSSGDSSVSEIELDVREPNPYVTTSEDYMLEPGKTIALRPLKDTGNAKLELSSIPSADLTRRMEYLVRYPHGCIEQITSGAFPQLYLPAVMECDVRTLQDIDRNVKSVLSRLGGYQLYNGSFAYWSGGSNSSEWGTAYAAHFLTEAAKYGYAIDRPMLDRALKYLRGNEADSFLTQAYAQYVLALNNMADRGAMNRLREKAADLKNDVKWMLAAAYALDGNRKVAEELTAQGGSGQTGKVDPYDDTYNSSERQMAVVLMTQTLLGKREEAFRTALKMSDILKKEKWLSTQSTAWMLSTLSNFIVSGQTGIDAKAGKESIRTDKSFVSMPLTEETGVTNNGKESLYAVVSQRYNPAKGEETEAADNIRIAVRYTDMDGKAVDPKSIRASTDFYAVVTVSNISGYEKYTNLALTHIVPAGWEITSERDLTSVTYQDIRDDRVLSYFDLKRGESKEIPVKLTATYKGRYYLPSIYCEAMYDNSVRALKKGEWIEVVE from the coding sequence ATGAAAGCAATCCGCTACGTATTGTTTGCAACGGCTCTCCTGCTCTTCGCCTCATGCGGCAGGCAGCCGTCCGATATCATCGAATCGTCGCCGAACGGAGTGACGGGCGTCAAAATGCCGATTCTCGTGACGTTCAAGGAGAACGTCGAGCCGAAAGAGGACAGAATCCGGGAAGCCGTATCGATCTCGCCCTCCGTCGATTTCGACGTCTACCTTTCGGGAATGCGGATGCTGCGGATCATCCCCCGGTCGCCCCTGAAATACGACACCCGCTACAAGGTGACCATCGATGCCGCGAAACTCACCGGACGGCAGCTCAAAGGCGTCGCGGAATTCGAATTCGCCACGCCGAAACTGCGGTTCGCCTACAGCGACTACTGGCTGCAGCAAAGCGACGACATGACCTCCTACGTACTGGTCGGCGAGGTGGTCTCGTCCGATTACGCGGAGAGCGGCTACGTGGAGAAGAACCTCAAGATAAGCGGACTGAAGAATCCGGACGTCGCGTGGGTGCACTCCGCGAACGGCACCACGCACCAGTATACCGTCGGCAACATCGCCCCCGGCGAGGGAGCGGGTTACACGCTGACGCTCGATTTCGGCTACGGCGACAGCAAGACCCTGACCGTCGAAGTGCCCAAGAAGGACGAGTATGTGGTGCTGGACCACAGCGTCGCGGCGGAACCGCTCGCGGTGGTGGTGACCTTCTCCGAACCGCTCAAACAGAGCCAGAACCTGAAGGACCTGATCCGCTTCGACACGAAATTCCGCACCTCGGTCGACAAGAACCGGCTCTACATCTATCCCGAATCGCACGTCACGGGGAATTTCGACATCGAAATAAGCCGGAACGTGCTCAGCAAGGGCGGGCAGCGGCTCAAGGAGAGCTATACGTTCACGGCCAACCTGCCGTCGCGGGTGCCGGCGATCCGCTTCGCGGGCAAAGGCTCCGTCCTCCCCTCGTCGAACGACATGTCCCTGCTGTTCGAAGCGGTGAACTACCGCAAGGCGCGGGTGCGCGTGCGGAAAATATTCGCCAACAACCTGCTGCAGTTCTTCCAGCAGAACTACTACGGCGGCGACTACTATTCGGCTATGGACTACGTGTCGCGCATCGTCCGCGATACGACCGTCGATCTCTCGGCCAAGGCATCGACCAAGCTCGACCTCTCCAACACCTATTCGCTGGATCTCAGCCGCCTGATAACCGACGGCCGGAAGTCGATGTACCTGCTGGAGATCAAGGGCGTCGAACCGCTGGTTCCCACCGACGAGTATGATTACGACTACTATTTCGGAGATTACCGGACTTACCGGGAGCGGTCGAAACTGGTTCTGCAGTCCGACATCGGCATCATCTGCAAAAGCAGCGGCGAAGAGGAGTACGTCGTCTACACCACCGACCTGCTGTCAGCCCGGCCCAAAGGAGGCTGCAAGGTACGGGCCTACGACAAGCAGAACCAGACCGTGGCGGAAGCATCCACCGATTCCGAAGGCCGCGCCGTGCTGAAATGCAGGGAGGAGCCCTCCATCGTAGCGGCCGAAGCCGACGGACAGCTCGCCTTCGTCAAGGTGGAGCGGGGCGCGGCGCTGTCACTGAGCAATTTCGACGTCGGGGGCACCACCAACCCCAAAGGCACGAAGGGTTTTCTGTTCGGCGAGCGCGGCGTATGGCGGCCCGGAGACGACATCTTCCTCACCTTCATCGTCACGTCCGACAATCCGCTGCCGGAAAACCATCCGGCGTCCGTGGAGTTCTTCAACCCCAACGGGCAGCTGGTGCAGACGCTGGTCAGCAACGGCTCCTCGGACGGCATCTACACGTTCAAACTCGGAACGACGCCGGCGGCGCCTACCGGACAGTGGCTGGCGCGCGTAAGTCTGGGCGGCGCGGTATTCGAAAAAGCGATCCGCGTGGACGCCATCAAGCCCAACCGAATGAAAATCGACATGCGGCTCGGTGACGGCAAGCGGATCGACGCCCGAAAGTTCACGGGCAGCCTGATGGCCAAATGGCTGCACGGCGCTCCGGCGGACGGCGCAAAAATGACGCTTCAGGCGCAGCTCAGGCAGATTCCGACGCGTTTCAAGGGTTATGAGAAGTACTCGTTCGACGACGCGACGAAATATTTCGAAACCGAGGAGCGGGAGATCGTCTCCGGCACCACGGACCAGCAGGGAACGCTGCAGCTGACGACCGACGGACTCGCTTCGCTGGAGGGGCTCAGCCCCGGCATGCTGAGCGGCAAATTCACGGTGAAGGTCTTCGAAAAGAGCGGCGATTTCAGCGTCGATCAGCAGATCATCCCCGTGTCGCCCTACGACGCCTATTTCGGAATCGGAGTGACGCCCCAGACGAGCGACTGGGGCGACGAATACCTCGACAGCAAAAAAGAACATCTGCTGCGCATCGTCATGCTCGATGCGCAGGGACGTCCCCTGCCCGGCAGGGAGGAGGTGCTCGTCTCGGTCTACAAGATCACCTCCTACTGGTGGTGGGACGCCGCGTCGGACTCGCAGGCCCGTTATGCGAAAAATGCGCTCAACACCTGCTACAAGACATTGCAGACGCCCCTGACCGACGGCGCGGGGCAGGTCGCGATGCGCTGGAGCGCAGGCGATTACGGCTATTATATGATCCGCGTGACCGGTTCGGGCCATGAACACGCTGCGACTCAGGTCGTTTGCGTATCGTCCTCCGACTGGCGGGGCGACGTCTCCTCGGTGACGGACGCAGCCACCCGACTCGCCGTGACCAAGGACAAGGAGAAATATGCGCCGGGCGACAAGGCGAAGATCACGATCCCCTCTTCGCCGGAAGCGCGGGCGCTGGTGAGCGTCGAGAGCGGCAGCGTCGTACGGGAAAGTTTCTGGATCGACTGCGCCGACAAACAGACCGCGTTCGAGATACCGATCAAAGCCGGAATGGCTCCCAACGTCTACGCCTCGGTGACGCTCGTCCAGCCCCATAACCATACGCACAACGATGCGCCGATAAGGTTGTTCGGCGTGATCCGGCTCGACGTCGAAGACGCCGCCACGAAGCTCGATCCGGTGATCGACATGCCCGAAACGGTCAGACCGGAGTCGGAGATCACGATAAAGGTCCGGGAAAAGGACGGCAAGAAGATGAGCTATGTGCTGGCGCTGGTGGACGAGGGCCTGCTGGGGCTGACGCGCTTCAAGACGCCGAACCCCTACCTCCATTTCAACGCCACGGAGGCGCTGGGCGTACGGACGTGGGACATGTTCGACCACGTGATCGGCGCCTACGGCGGCAGGATCGAACAGTTGTTCGCAATCGGCGGCGACGCGGAGCAGCAGCAGAACACCGGCGCACTGAAGGCGCAGCGGTTCAGACCCGTCGTACGGTTCCTCGAAGCGCAGAAGCTAGGCGCAGGCAAAACGAACACCCACAAAATCGCGCTGCCGCCCTATTTCGGGTCGGTGCGCGTGATGGTCGTGGCTTCGAACGGACGGGCTTCCGGCGCCGCGGAGAAGGTCGCCGAAGTGAAAAAACCGCTGCTGGTGCAGGCCACCCTGCCGCGCGTGGTCTCCACGGACGAAGAGGTGGAGCTGCCGGTGACGGTTTTCGCCCTCGAAAAGGGAGTCGGCAAGATCGACCTGAAAGTCTCCGCGAACGAACTCTTCTCGGCCGTCGGCCCGCGCAGCAAGACGATCGCCCTCAGCCAAAGCGGCGAGGAGGTCGTAACGTTCCGGCTGAAAGTCAACAAGGAGACGGGCGTCGGAAAGGTTCGGGTCACGGCGACCTCCTCCGGCGACAGCTCCGTCTCGGAGATCGAGCTGGACGTACGCGAACCCAACCCCTACGTAACGACGTCGGAGGATTACATGCTGGAACCGGGCAAAACGATCGCCCTCAGGCCCCTGAAGGATACCGGAAACGCGAAGCTCGAACTCTCGTCGATCCCGTCCGCAGACCTCACGCGCCGCATGGAATATCTGGTGAGGTACCCCCACGGCTGCATCGAGCAGATCACCTCCGGCGCATTCCCGCAGCTCTACCTGCCCGCCGTCATGGAGTGCGACGTCCGGACGCTTCAGGACATCGACCGCAACGTCAAGAGCGTATTGTCGCGTCTGGGCGGTTACCAGCTCTACAACGGATCGTTCGCCTACTGGAGCGGAGGTTCGAACAGCTCCGAGTGGGGAACGGCCTATGCGGCCCACTTCCTGACCGAAGCCGCGAAATACGGCTACGCCATCGACCGCCCGATGCTCGACCGCGCGCTCAAATACCTGCGCGGCAACGAAGCGGACAGCTTCCTGACGCAGGCTTACGCCCAGTACGTTCTGGCGCTCAACAACATGGCTGACCGGGGCGCCATGAACCGGCTGAGGGAGAAAGCCGCCGACCTGAAGAACGACGTCAAATGGATGCTGGCGGCGGCCTATGCGCTGGACGGCAACCGGAAGGTAGCCGAAGAGCTGACCGCGCAGGGCGGAAGCGGCCAGACCGGCAAGGTCGATCCGTACGACGACACCTACAACAGCAGCGAACGCCAGATGGCCGTGGTGCTCATGACGCAGACGCTGCTCGGCAAACGGGAAGAGGCGTTCCGCACGGCCCTGAAGATGTCCGACATCCTCAAGAAGGAGAAGTGGCTGAGCACGCAGTCTACGGCGTGGATGCTCAGCACCCTCTCCAACTTCATCGTGTCGGGGCAGACCGGCATCGACGCCAAAGCGGGCAAAGAGAGCATCCGAACCGACAAATCCTTCGTCAGCATGCCGCTGACCGAAGAGACCGGGGTGACGAACAACGGCAAGGAGAGTCTGTATGCCGTCGTCAGCCAGCGTTACAACCCCGCCAAGGGCGAAGAGACGGAGGCGGCCGACAACATCCGCATCGCCGTCCGGTATACGGACATGGACGGCAAGGCCGTAGACCCCAAGTCGATCCGCGCTTCGACGGATTTCTACGCCGTGGTGACCGTCTCGAACATCAGCGGCTATGAGAAATACACCAATCTGGCGCTGACACATATCGTTCCGGCGGGCTGGGAGATCACTTCGGAGCGGGACCTCACGTCGGTCACCTATCAGGACATCCGCGACGACCGGGTGCTGAGCTACTTCGACCTGAAACGGGGCGAAAGCAAGGAGATACCGGTCAAGCTGACGGCGACATACAAGGGCCGCTACTACCTGCCGTCGATCTACTGCGAAGCCATGTACGACAACTCGGTCCGCGCGCTCAAAAAGGGCGAATGGATCGAGGTGGTCGAATAG
- a CDS encoding MFS transporter: MKAMLKEGAGLSNGLLCTLAVIAGVSVANLYYNQPLLDMLRQDLGTTTLAANHVALFSQLGYALGLLFIIPLADLFSRRRIVLVNFLLLAVSLLAIATASDIRVIHGFSLVTGVCSVIPQIFIPLAAQYSRPEYKNRNVGIVLSGLLTGILASRVVSGVIGELFGWREMYFAAAGLMVVSAAVVLYVLPDARPNFRGTYAALMKSLLTIVRCYPTLRIYSVRAALAFGSFLCFWASLAFKMAQAPFYAGSNVVGMLGLCGIAGALTATFAGKYIRRVGVRRFNYIGVGLQILAWLLFFFGADSYAALVAGIVVVDIGMQCIQLSNQATLFELDPSASNRINTIFMSTYFAGGSLGTLLSGAAWSLYGWTGVVAAGILLSSASLLVTVCTKK, from the coding sequence ATGAAGGCGATGTTGAAGGAGGGCGCCGGGCTTTCGAACGGTTTGTTATGCACGCTGGCCGTCATCGCCGGCGTGTCGGTCGCCAATCTGTACTACAATCAGCCGCTGCTCGATATGCTCCGGCAGGATCTGGGCACCACTACGCTCGCCGCCAACCATGTCGCCCTCTTTTCGCAGTTGGGTTATGCGCTGGGGCTGCTGTTCATCATACCCCTCGCCGATCTTTTCAGCCGCAGGCGCATCGTACTGGTCAACTTCCTGCTGCTGGCCGTTTCGCTGCTGGCGATCGCCACGGCTTCCGATATCCGTGTGATTCACGGGTTTTCGCTGGTGACGGGCGTCTGCTCGGTCATTCCGCAAATCTTCATTCCGCTGGCGGCGCAGTATTCGCGCCCGGAATATAAAAACCGCAATGTCGGGATCGTCCTTTCGGGCCTGCTGACCGGAATCCTCGCTTCGCGCGTGGTCAGCGGCGTTATCGGCGAGCTTTTCGGCTGGCGCGAAATGTATTTCGCCGCTGCCGGACTCATGGTCGTTTCGGCGGCCGTCGTGCTGTATGTACTGCCCGATGCGCGCCCCAACTTCCGGGGAACCTATGCCGCCCTGATGAAGTCGCTCCTTACGATCGTCCGGTGCTATCCGACGCTGCGTATCTATTCCGTGCGCGCCGCGCTGGCTTTCGGCTCCTTTTTGTGTTTCTGGGCGTCGCTCGCCTTCAAGATGGCGCAGGCGCCGTTTTATGCCGGCAGCAACGTCGTCGGCATGCTCGGACTCTGCGGAATCGCGGGCGCTCTGACGGCGACCTTCGCCGGGAAGTACATCCGGCGCGTCGGCGTGCGCAGGTTCAACTATATCGGCGTCGGCCTGCAGATCCTCGCATGGCTGCTGTTCTTCTTCGGTGCGGATTCCTATGCGGCGCTCGTCGCCGGAATCGTCGTCGTCGATATCGGCATGCAGTGCATCCAGCTCAGCAATCAGGCCACTCTGTTCGAACTCGATCCCTCGGCTTCGAACCGGATCAACACGATCTTTATGAGCACCTACTTCGCGGGAGGTTCGCTCGGCACGCTGCTGTCGGGAGCCGCATGGTCGCTTTACGGCTGGACGGGAGTCGTCGCGGCGGGAATCCTGCTTTCGTCCGCCTCGCTGCTCGTCACCGTTTGTACGAAAAAATAA